The proteins below come from a single Fusobacterium nucleatum genomic window:
- a CDS encoding NRAMP family divalent metal transporter — MEKKNNLSVLLGAAFLMATSAIGPGFMTQTAVFTKDMEATFGFVILASVIMSFVAQLNVWRVLAVSKMRGQDIANKVLPGLGYFVTFLVCLGGLAFNIGNVGGAALGFQVLFDLDLKIAALVSGALGVIIFSFKSASKLMDKLTQILGAMMILLIGYVAFSTNPPVGTAIKETFVPSSINLIAIITLIGGTVGGYIMFSGGHRLIDAGIVGEENLPQVNKSAILGMSVATIVRIFLFLAVLGVVSLGNQLDAGNPAADTFKIAAGTLGYKIFGLVFLAAALTSIVGAAYTSVSFLKTFFKVVKDYENLFIIGFIVVSTLILIFLGKPVKLLILAGSLNGLILPITLAISLIASKKQDIVGKYKHSNILFFLGWIVVLVTAYIGVKSLSKLAELFV, encoded by the coding sequence ATGGAGAAAAAGAATAATTTATCTGTTCTTTTGGGAGCAGCATTTTTAATGGCAACTTCGGCAATAGGACCTGGATTTATGACTCAAACAGCAGTTTTTACAAAAGATATGGAAGCAACATTTGGTTTTGTAATATTAGCTTCAGTTATAATGTCTTTTGTAGCTCAATTAAATGTATGGAGAGTTCTTGCTGTCTCTAAAATGCGAGGACAAGATATTGCAAACAAAGTTTTACCAGGACTTGGGTATTTTGTAACATTCTTAGTTTGTTTAGGTGGTTTAGCATTTAATATAGGTAATGTTGGAGGAGCTGCCTTAGGTTTTCAAGTTTTATTTGATTTAGATTTAAAAATTGCTGCTCTTGTAAGTGGAGCATTGGGAGTAATTATATTCTCTTTTAAATCTGCTTCAAAACTTATGGATAAATTGACTCAAATTTTGGGTGCAATGATGATTTTACTTATAGGTTATGTTGCTTTCTCAACTAATCCACCTGTTGGAACTGCTATAAAAGAAACTTTTGTACCTAGTTCTATAAATTTAATAGCTATTATTACTTTAATTGGTGGAACTGTTGGAGGATATATTATGTTCTCTGGTGGACATAGACTTATAGATGCAGGAATTGTTGGAGAAGAAAATTTACCACAAGTTAATAAATCTGCAATATTGGGAATGAGTGTTGCTACAATAGTAAGAATATTCTTATTCTTAGCAGTTTTAGGTGTTGTTTCTCTTGGAAATCAACTTGATGCTGGGAACCCAGCAGCAGATACTTTTAAAATTGCTGCAGGAACTCTTGGGTATAAAATATTTGGTTTAGTATTCTTAGCAGCTGCTCTAACATCTATTGTTGGTGCTGCTTACACAAGTGTATCTTTTCTAAAAACTTTCTTTAAAGTTGTTAAAGATTATGAAAATTTATTTATAATAGGTTTTATAGTTGTATCAACTTTAATACTTATTTTCTTAGGTAAACCAGTAAAATTACTTATTCTTGCAGGTTCATTAAACGGGCTTATTTTACCTATCACTTTGGCAATCAGTTTGATAGCTAGTAAAAAACAAGATATTGTTGGAAAATATAAACATTCTAATATATTATTCTTCTTAGGTTGGATTGTTGTACTTGTAACTGCATA